From the Desulfosarcina sp. BuS5 genome, one window contains:
- a CDS encoding DUF4160 domain-containing protein: MLDCRGGLMPTISMFYGIIIRMYYAPSKHPPPHFHVYYGEYRASVDIQTCEITQGKLPKKQSRLVIAWAELHQEELMANWTLLMNGEKPFNIQPLQ, translated from the coding sequence ATGCTTGATTGCAGAGGAGGACTTATGCCCACAATTTCAATGTTTTATGGCATTATTATACGAATGTATTATGCCCCAAGTAAACACCCACCCCCGCATTTCCATGTATACTATGGGGAGTATAGAGCCTCTGTCGATATTCAAACATGCGAAATAACCCAAGGCAAATTGCCAAAGAAGCAATCGAGACTTGTAATTGCATGGGCAGAGCTTCATCAAGAAGAATTAATGGCTAATTGGACACTACTAATGAATGGTGAAAAGCCGTTTAATATTCAACCTCTTCAATAG
- a CDS encoding NAD(+)/NADH kinase, producing MIYRRKEVVKKIGLVVKSDNRAMEKADEFEEWLIKKDINVIRKDITSHANSFFKKKLFAPSDLFCVFVLGGDGTFLTAARWISNQNIPIIGVKFGEVGFLAELSENNLFSAAENIINENFITQPRMRLRVQVIRNYLEYFSEAVLNDIVINKGALARLADIKTYIDDYYLTTYRADGLIVSTPTGSTAYSLAAGGPVIHPSVSGILMTPICPFTLTNRPLIVPDSVSIRIETSKKSSDIMLTIDGQEGVEIDREDKIIIKKWPYPINMITIPNQLYYNVLKAKLRWSGSRV from the coding sequence TTGATATATAGAAGAAAGGAAGTTGTGAAAAAGATCGGATTAGTTGTTAAATCAGATAACAGGGCTATGGAAAAAGCCGATGAATTTGAAGAATGGCTGATAAAAAAAGATATTAATGTAATAAGAAAAGATATAACTTCACATGCAAATAGTTTTTTTAAAAAAAAACTATTTGCACCGTCTGATCTTTTTTGTGTTTTTGTTTTGGGAGGGGATGGAACATTTTTAACCGCCGCCCGCTGGATTTCTAATCAGAATATCCCTATAATAGGCGTTAAATTTGGAGAAGTCGGTTTTCTTGCAGAACTCTCTGAAAATAACCTTTTCTCTGCGGCTGAAAATATTATAAATGAAAATTTTATAACACAACCAAGGATGCGCCTCCGGGTCCAGGTTATAAGGAATTATCTGGAATATTTTAGTGAAGCTGTTTTAAATGATATTGTTATTAACAAAGGCGCCCTTGCCAGATTAGCCGATATTAAAACATATATTGATGATTATTATTTAACCACATACAGAGCTGACGGGCTTATAGTTTCAACACCAACAGGTTCAACAGCTTATTCTCTTGCAGCAGGCGGGCCTGTAATCCATCCTTCGGTTTCAGGCATACTTATGACCCCTATTTGTCCTTTTACTCTTACTAACAGGCCCCTTATCGTTCCTGATTCAGTATCTATCAGAATTGAAACAAGCAAAAAATCTTCGGATATAATGTTAACCATAGATGGACAGGAAGGTGTTGAAATAGATAGAGAAGATAAAATTATTATAAAAAAATGGCCTTACCCGATCAATATGATAACAATACCAAACCAATTGTATTACAATGTTTTAAAAGCAAAATTACGATGGAGCGGAAGCAGAGTATAA
- a CDS encoding CHASE domain-containing protein, with protein MTRQKYTGLVKSVLPRYPGIQVFSWNPLVKDEERTLYESAARKDGFDDFEFTERSETNELVRAARREEYVIVYYIHSLETNRPALGFDIASNSTRLKAITKGFNTGKLSTTGRITLVQETGNQFGILLLLPIYHQDVPLNTAEERRKRFAVEVLRIGQAIETALRGFSDSR; from the coding sequence GTGACCCGTCAGAAGTACACCGGCCTTGTGAAAAGCGTTCTGCCCCGCTATCCAGGGATCCAGGTATTTTCTTGGAATCCTCTTGTGAAGGACGAGGAACGTACCCTTTATGAATCCGCGGCAAGGAAAGATGGGTTCGATGATTTTGAATTCACGGAACGTTCAGAAACAAATGAGTTGGTTAGAGCTGCACGCCGAGAGGAATATGTCATCGTCTATTATATACATTCCTTGGAAACCAATAGGCCTGCCTTAGGTTTTGACATCGCTTCCAATAGCACACGGCTAAAGGCCATCACAAAAGGATTCAATACGGGAAAGCTATCTACCACCGGCAGAATTACCTTGGTACAGGAAACCGGCAATCAGTTCGGAATTCTGCTCCTCCTACCAATCTATCATCAAGATGTTCCCTTGAATACAGCGGAAGAACGCCGAAAAAGATTTGCTGTAGAAGTCCTTCGCATTGGCCAGGCAATAGAAACCGCGCTGAGAGGCTTTTCCGATTCCAGGTAG
- a CDS encoding DUF2442 domain-containing protein translates to MYPAVKEVIPKKNYILSVTFDNGERGILDMKPFLDFGVFQSLKNQNEFSRVRVAFDTIEWESGADLDPEFVYKKCK, encoded by the coding sequence ATGTATCCAGCAGTTAAAGAAGTAATTCCAAAAAAAAATTATATACTTTCAGTAACTTTTGATAATGGGGAACGTGGAATTCTGGATATGAAACCATTTTTGGATTTTGGAGTTTTCCAAAGTCTAAAAAATCAAAATGAATTCTCTCGTGTTCGGGTGGCATTTGACACTATAGAATGGGAATCTGGAGCTGACTTAGATCCAGAATTTGTTTACAAAAAATGCAAGTAG
- the dnaN gene encoding DNA polymerase III subunit beta: MKFVIKKNIIKDVLSKIQGLTNYKSSLAITENVLIKTVNSNICFIATDLETGFEGLYEADIELEGIITINAKKLYEIVRDFPEEDILINEVKKNWIEIGNENVLYHIVGMNSDDFPNIPKIDDIYFYKIKEKKIKKMIERMVIISASGDDKRAHIIGIYFEIIEDNNNKIFRMVSTDGSRLSKVDYILDKDVDIFSLKNVIVPKKGMTEVIKFLDSERDVEFGFMENNFILKKDKEIITIRLLEGIFPEYDDIVDESEGTYIKFNKYLFNMMLKRMSILSSEDYKSVIFTFEKNRLLITSSNPEIGESKEEMEIDFPDNKVEIAFNPKFFMDTFNVIDDEKVILNIVDEEHPCLIKGENDNNFLSIIMPMRI, encoded by the coding sequence ATGAAATTTGTTATAAAAAAAAATATCATTAAGGATGTTTTATCTAAAATCCAGGGTCTGACAAATTATAAAAGCAGTTTAGCCATAACTGAAAATGTTTTAATAAAAACAGTCAATTCTAATATTTGTTTTATAGCTACTGATCTTGAGACTGGTTTTGAAGGGTTATATGAAGCTGATATTGAATTAGAAGGTATTATAACTATAAATGCAAAAAAATTATATGAAATTGTAAGAGATTTTCCTGAAGAAGATATCCTCATTAATGAGGTTAAAAAAAATTGGATTGAAATAGGCAATGAGAATGTTCTTTATCATATAGTAGGTATGAATTCAGATGATTTCCCGAATATTCCCAAAATTGATGATATATATTTTTATAAAATTAAAGAAAAAAAAATAAAAAAAATGATAGAAAGGATGGTTATAATATCGGCTTCCGGAGATGATAAGAGAGCTCATATAATAGGCATATATTTTGAAATAATTGAAGATAATAATAATAAAATTTTCAGGATGGTTTCCACAGACGGAAGCAGGCTTTCAAAGGTTGATTATATACTTGACAAGGATGTTGATATATTTTCACTGAAAAATGTTATTGTTCCTAAAAAAGGGATGACTGAGGTTATTAAATTTTTAGATTCAGAAAGGGATGTAGAATTTGGTTTTATGGAGAATAATTTTATACTGAAAAAAGATAAAGAAATTATAACAATAAGACTCCTTGAAGGGATATTTCCGGAATATGATGATATTGTTGATGAAAGTGAAGGAACATATATTAAATTTAATAAATATTTATTTAATATGATGTTAAAAAGAATGTCAATTTTATCATCTGAAGATTATAAAAGTGTAATTTTTACTTTTGAAAAAAATAGACTCTTAATAACATCATCAAATCCTGAAATTGGTGAATCAAAGGAAGAAATGGAGATAGATTTTCCTGATAATAAAGTTGAAATTGCATTTAATCCTAAATTTTTTATGGATACATTTAATGTAATTGATGATGAAAAAGTGATTTTAAATATTGTAGATGAAGAACATCCCTGTTTAATAAAAGGGGAAAACGATAATAACTTTTTAAGTATTATAATGCCGATGAGAATATAA
- a CDS encoding type II toxin-antitoxin system HicA family toxin yields MKRRDLERMLRIAGCYLKREGASHSLWINPKNGTTEAVPRHIEIKEPLAKKILKNLNAD; encoded by the coding sequence ATGAAGCGACGGGACCTGGAGCGAATGTTGAGAATCGCGGGTTGCTACCTGAAGCGGGAAGGCGCCTCACATTCACTTTGGATTAATCCAAAGAATGGAACTACGGAAGCTGTCCCTCGGCACATCGAGATCAAAGAACCATTAGCAAAGAAGATTTTGAAGAATCTTAATGCAGATTAG
- a CDS encoding IS3 family transposase (programmed frameshift): protein MGKIRKNYSASFKAKVALETVKKEKTISQLSSEYGVHSNQINQWRKRLLEELPDIFSKKRQKKEKDAEEFQAELYQQIGQLKVELDWLKKKLTFSIDIKRQYIEPNHSLIPVMRQCDLLGINRSTYYYQSCKDESYNLALMRLIDEEYTRYPFYGVEKMTAVLKRQGHTVNPKRIRRLMRLMGLEAIYPKPNLSKASKEHKIYPYLLRGVSIEQVDQVWSTDITYIRLNSGFIYLVAVIDWFSRYVLSYEFSTTLDKDFCIKALQGALKIAKPKIFNTDQGSQFTSDAFTGVLKKADVKISMDGRGRALDNIFVERLWRTVKYERVYLHNYETVREAIQNIGEYFGFYNNERLHQSLDYQTPAEIYFKTFPG, encoded by the exons ATGGGTAAAATTCGAAAAAATTACAGTGCATCATTCAAAGCTAAAGTAGCGCTTGAAACGGTTAAAAAGGAAAAGACGATTTCTCAACTATCTAGTGAATATGGAGTTCATTCAAATCAAATAAATCAATGGCGAAAGCGTCTATTAGAAGAATTGCCCGATATATTTTCAAAAAAGCGTCAAAAAAAAGAAAAAGACGCTGAAGAATTCCAGGCGGAGCTTTACCAACAAATCGGCCAATTAAAGGTCGAATTGGACTGGCTAAAAAAAAAA CTAACCTTCTCAATTGATATAAAGCGTCAATACATTGAGCCGAATCATTCTTTGATACCGGTAATGCGCCAGTGTGATCTTTTGGGAATAAACAGATCAACCTATTACTATCAATCCTGCAAAGATGAGAGCTATAACCTGGCTCTCATGCGATTGATAGACGAAGAATATACCCGATATCCGTTCTACGGTGTTGAAAAAATGACGGCCGTATTAAAGCGACAAGGGCACACTGTTAATCCTAAACGAATAAGACGTTTGATGCGGCTTATGGGACTTGAAGCTATATATCCAAAACCAAATTTGAGCAAAGCATCAAAAGAGCATAAAATTTATCCATACTTGCTGCGAGGCGTTTCCATTGAGCAAGTTGACCAGGTGTGGTCAACGGATATTACCTATATCCGTTTGAATTCAGGTTTTATCTATCTTGTAGCAGTGATAGACTGGTTTAGTCGGTATGTCCTGAGCTACGAATTTTCAACCACATTGGATAAGGATTTTTGTATAAAAGCCTTACAGGGTGCCTTAAAAATTGCAAAACCTAAGATTTTTAACACGGATCAAGGCAGTCAGTTTACCAGTGATGCCTTTACCGGCGTTTTAAAAAAAGCCGATGTGAAGATCAGCATGGACGGCCGGGGCCGTGCTCTGGATAACATTTTCGTAGAGCGCCTTTGGCGTACCGTGAAATATGAACGTGTTTATCTTCACAATTATGAGACCGTCAGGGAGGCTATTCAAAACATTGGAGAATATTTTGGCTTTTACAATAATGAACGACTCCATCAATCTTTGGATTACCAGACCCCGGCAGAGATATATTTTAAAACTTTTCCAGGGTAA
- a CDS encoding ABC transporter ATP-binding protein, which translates to MERLKIDSLYFHNIGPVDITLYRSESIGITGPSGSGKTLFLRAIADIDDHSGSLFLDGKEYREFPAHVWRRKVGLLPSESSWWFDSVGEHFYNPDKSQLQILGFDHTILRWKVSRLSSGERQRLALLRLLSNNPKVLLLDEPTANLDTKNTLKVEKILIKYISETESSMIFAGHDIEQLKRVSDRQFIIKEGIISG; encoded by the coding sequence TTGGAACGGTTAAAAATAGATTCCTTATATTTTCATAATATCGGCCCTGTTGATATTACTCTATACAGATCGGAATCTATTGGAATAACAGGTCCTTCAGGATCAGGTAAAACACTCTTTCTAAGGGCCATAGCAGACATTGACGATCATTCCGGCAGTCTTTTTTTGGATGGAAAAGAATACAGGGAATTTCCGGCTCATGTTTGGAGAAGAAAAGTCGGTTTACTACCTTCCGAAAGCAGTTGGTGGTTTGATTCTGTTGGAGAACATTTCTATAATCCGGACAAAAGTCAGTTGCAAATACTAGGTTTTGATCATACAATTCTTAGATGGAAGGTGAGCAGGCTTTCAAGCGGTGAACGCCAGCGTCTTGCATTGCTTCGTCTCTTATCAAACAATCCTAAAGTTCTTCTTTTGGATGAACCTACAGCTAATCTTGATACAAAAAATACTTTGAAGGTTGAAAAAATACTAATCAAATATATTTCTGAAACAGAATCATCCATGATATTTGCCGGACATGATATAGAGCAGTTAAAAAGAGTTTCCGACAGACAGTTTATTATTAAAGAGGGAATAATCTCTGGGTAA
- the trpD gene encoding anthranilate phosphoribosyltransferase has protein sequence MASETQLRAFGHKICSIAAGEFMTREEACETYKQVILNEQPELQQGAFLMAHISRGPSIVELSGAWDALDGYDTSKLKISIKGPICDIVGTGSDTLKTVNCSTPAAFIASACGLPIAKKGARLVTGVSGASDIMDILGIDLNAPLNQAEKCLEMYGICYLPGEAFLKSGWARLIKIMRFTSVLNIIGPLTCPCEQTDSIVIGGYSQEVCAQLIQVLKEIKMPSAVAPFGMSDSTEKDKGIDEFSLAGPTRVVELRDGSIQTYEVTPEDFGLKTVPISKIASSRSAYENARRILNVLKGKYDTPDADFFCMNAAAALYISDMAKSYAQGFDKAKEALASGKAFEKLERLRELQGSLQTGNIAE, from the coding sequence ATGGCATCAGAAACTCAATTACGCGCTTTTGGGCATAAAATATGTTCAATTGCGGCTGGTGAATTTATGACACGGGAAGAAGCCTGTGAAACATACAAACAGGTAATTTTGAATGAGCAGCCTGAGCTCCAGCAGGGAGCTTTCCTTATGGCCCATATTTCAAGAGGCCCTTCAATCGTTGAACTTTCAGGAGCATGGGATGCTCTTGATGGATATGATACTTCAAAATTGAAAATCAGCATCAAGGGACCGATTTGTGATATTGTGGGAACCGGTTCAGATACCCTGAAGACGGTCAACTGCTCTACTCCGGCTGCATTCATAGCATCAGCTTGCGGATTGCCTATTGCCAAAAAAGGGGCAAGGCTGGTAACAGGCGTTTCAGGCGCGTCTGATATCATGGATATTTTGGGGATAGACCTGAACGCACCTCTTAATCAGGCTGAGAAATGTCTTGAAATGTACGGCATCTGTTATCTTCCCGGCGAAGCTTTCCTTAAATCAGGGTGGGCAAGACTTATAAAAATCATGCGGTTTACTTCGGTTTTAAATATCATCGGCCCCCTTACCTGTCCCTGTGAACAAACAGACAGCATTGTGATAGGAGGCTACTCTCAGGAAGTATGTGCTCAGCTGATTCAAGTGCTTAAAGAGATTAAAATGCCGTCGGCCGTAGCTCCTTTTGGAATGTCCGACAGCACGGAAAAAGATAAAGGCATAGATGAATTTTCCCTCGCAGGGCCAACCCGGGTGGTGGAATTAAGAGACGGCTCCATTCAGACCTACGAAGTAACTCCTGAAGATTTTGGTCTTAAGACCGTTCCGATTTCAAAGATTGCCAGCAGCCGTTCTGCTTACGAAAACGCCAGGCGAATCCTTAACGTTCTTAAAGGGAAGTACGATACTCCGGATGCGGATTTTTTCTGCATGAATGCAGCTGCCGCTCTTTATATATCGGATATGGCAAAGAGCTATGCCCAGGGATTTGATAAAGCCAAAGAAGCTCTTGCAAGCGGCAAAGCTTTTGAAAAATTAGAGCGGCTAAGGGAGTTGCAGGGATCATTGCAGACCGGCAATATTGCTGAATAA
- a CDS encoding HNH endonuclease, with amino-acid sequence MKLILKERNAKRVNSGQRNGGNDELPRDYAITVDGILRLKMTMDYIVPLARVGKSTRGNLVTACKECNNNKKINLSMFICVPLLFQKCQRQMKDAKVF; translated from the coding sequence ATGAAGCTGATATTAAAAGAGAGAAACGCAAAGCGCGTGAACTCAGGGCAACGCAATGGTGGAAACGACGAATTGCCAAGGGACTATGCCATTACTGTGGACGGAATATTACGGCTAAAGATGACCATGGATTATATTGTGCCCCTGGCCCGTGTAGGTAAAAGCACCAGGGGCAATCTGGTCACGGCCTGCAAGGAGTGCAATAATAATAAAAAAATAAACCTATCTATGTTTATCTGTGTCCCATTGTTGTTTCAAAAGTGTCAACGACAAATGAAAGACGCCAAAGTTTTTTAA
- the gyrB gene encoding DNA topoisomerase (ATP-hydrolyzing) subunit B, which yields MDNIYDASSIDVLEGLEPVRLRPSMYIGNVDVEGLHHLVYEVLDNSIDEAMAGFCDLINIKIHTDNSVSVEDNGRGIPVDIHKTEHIPALEVVLTKLHAGGKFDNDTYKVSGGLHGVGVSVVNALSSLFEVEIYLDGKIYYQTYEKGVKTSELKVIGNTEKNGTKIHFFPDKSIFNNVDFNYDILTRRIRELAFLNKGIKILIEDERFDDKKKEFYDKGGIISFVEYLNKRHAIIHKPIFIEGNKNDVKIEVAIQYNETFKEKIFSFANNINTVEGGFHLIGFKAALTRTINQYAVNGNIPKNMQEKISGDDVREGLSAIISVKIKSPQFEGQTKTKLGNSEVKGYVESLVNEKLGIFLEENPSIAKKILSKAVDAARARDAAKRAREMARKQGSLLDSTLPGKLAECQYSEPSERELFLVEGDSAGGSAKQGRDRKFQAILPLKGKILNVEKARFDKVLHSEEIKNIITVLGTGVGKEEYNIDNIRYHKIIIMTDADVDGSHIRTLLLTFFYRQMPELLSKGYLYIAQPPLFKVGKGKNALYLKDETEFSDYVLKRVCDNKKLAYGDDYKILSEHNLYIFAGNLSEYFANMNNFKIKGISSDLIKILMQEGIEDSTFLRNHQKMSSLRDSLHEQGFEVDELIWNEEKNIYEIIVKSSKNGNNGILKKIVKDDNEKPVKIGAGLIYSTDFQKSLILWKKIMKYDHPPFKIFKKDNKNEDIIIEDKKRLLSFLIEEGKKGINIQRYKGLGEMNPDQLWETTMNPEKRNMLKVKIDDEIDTDEIFTILMGEEVEPRREFIQTNALKVGILDI from the coding sequence ATGGATAATATTTACGATGCAAGCAGTATAGATGTTCTGGAGGGTCTTGAACCTGTAAGATTAAGACCATCAATGTATATTGGAAATGTTGATGTTGAAGGACTCCACCATCTTGTTTATGAAGTTTTGGATAACAGTATTGATGAGGCAATGGCTGGTTTTTGCGATCTCATTAATATAAAAATTCATACAGACAACAGTGTCAGTGTTGAAGATAATGGTAGAGGTATTCCTGTAGATATACATAAAACAGAACATATTCCTGCTCTCGAAGTGGTGCTGACAAAGCTTCACGCCGGAGGTAAATTTGATAATGATACTTATAAGGTTTCAGGAGGTCTGCATGGAGTAGGCGTTTCTGTTGTTAATGCTCTTTCATCATTATTTGAGGTGGAAATATATTTAGACGGGAAAATATATTATCAGACATATGAGAAGGGTGTTAAAACTTCAGAATTAAAAGTTATCGGAAATACTGAAAAAAATGGTACAAAGATTCATTTTTTTCCTGATAAAAGTATTTTTAACAACGTAGACTTCAATTATGATATTTTAACCCGAAGAATAAGGGAACTTGCCTTTTTAAATAAAGGAATAAAGATATTAATAGAAGATGAACGCTTTGATGATAAAAAAAAAGAATTTTATGATAAAGGCGGAATTATATCTTTTGTTGAATATCTTAATAAAAGGCATGCTATTATTCATAAACCTATATTTATTGAAGGGAACAAGAATGATGTTAAAATAGAAGTAGCCATACAGTATAATGAAACCTTTAAAGAAAAAATATTCTCTTTTGCAAATAATATTAATACCGTTGAAGGTGGGTTTCATCTAATAGGTTTTAAGGCCGCATTAACGCGTACAATTAATCAATATGCGGTTAATGGAAATATACCTAAAAATATGCAGGAAAAAATAAGCGGAGATGATGTAAGGGAGGGTTTAAGCGCAATTATAAGTGTTAAAATTAAATCTCCACAATTTGAAGGACAGACTAAAACAAAACTTGGGAACAGTGAAGTTAAAGGATATGTAGAATCTCTTGTTAATGAAAAATTAGGAATATTTCTGGAAGAAAATCCTTCAATAGCCAAAAAAATATTATCAAAAGCTGTTGATGCAGCCAGGGCCAGAGACGCTGCTAAACGGGCAAGAGAAATGGCAAGAAAACAGGGTTCCTTATTAGATTCCACTCTTCCGGGAAAATTAGCGGAATGTCAATATTCCGAGCCTTCTGAAAGAGAACTTTTTCTTGTTGAGGGAGATTCCGCCGGTGGAAGCGCAAAACAGGGTCGGGACAGGAAATTTCAGGCTATTCTTCCCCTGAAAGGTAAAATATTAAATGTTGAAAAAGCAAGATTTGATAAGGTCTTACACAGTGAAGAAATAAAAAATATAATTACCGTACTCGGCACAGGTGTTGGAAAAGAAGAATATAATATTGATAATATTAGATATCATAAAATTATAATAATGACAGATGCGGATGTTGACGGATCCCATATAAGAACTTTGCTGTTGACCTTTTTTTACAGACAGATGCCTGAATTATTATCCAAAGGATATTTGTATATTGCTCAGCCGCCTTTATTTAAAGTTGGTAAAGGAAAGAATGCATTATATCTTAAAGATGAGACCGAATTTAGTGATTATGTTTTGAAAAGAGTGTGTGATAATAAGAAATTAGCATACGGAGATGATTATAAAATATTATCAGAACATAATCTTTATATTTTTGCAGGAAATCTTTCGGAATACTTTGCAAATATGAATAATTTTAAAATAAAGGGTATAAGTTCCGATTTAATTAAAATACTTATGCAGGAAGGTATAGAAGACAGCACTTTTCTCCGAAATCATCAAAAAATGTCCTCTTTAAGAGATTCTCTTCATGAACAAGGATTTGAGGTTGATGAACTTATATGGAATGAAGAAAAAAATATATATGAGATTATAGTGAAATCCTCGAAAAATGGAAATAACGGCATTTTAAAAAAAATAGTTAAAGATGATAATGAGAAACCGGTAAAAATAGGAGCAGGACTTATATATTCAACTGATTTTCAAAAGAGTCTGATTCTTTGGAAAAAAATTATGAAATATGACCACCCTCCATTTAAAATCTTTAAAAAGGATAATAAAAATGAAGATATAATCATTGAGGATAAAAAAAGACTCCTTTCTTTTTTAATAGAGGAAGGAAAAAAAGGAATAAATATTCAAAGATATAAAGGTCTTGGCGAAATGAATCCGGATCAGTTATGGGAAACAACAATGAATCCGGAAAAAAGAAACATGCTCAAAGTTAAAATTGATGATGAGATCGATACTGATGAAATCTTTACCATTCTTATGGGAGAGGAAGTAGAGCCAAGAAGAGAATTCATTCAGACTAATGCCCTCAAAGTAGGAATTCTTGATATATAG
- a CDS encoding type II toxin-antitoxin system HicB family antitoxin, translated as MKAEFTAIIEAAPEGGFWAICPEVPGANGQGETIEKTKANLRQAIELILEDRKADILRGLPDDTIQDTVMIG; from the coding sequence ATGAAGGCAGAATTCACAGCAATCATAGAAGCCGCACCCGAGGGCGGCTTCTGGGCTATCTGCCCGGAGGTGCCTGGTGCCAATGGACAGGGTGAGACAATAGAGAAAACCAAGGCTAATTTGCGACAGGCTATTGAGTTGATCTTGGAGGATCGCAAGGCTGACATCCTCCGAGGGCTGCCTGATGACACTATCCAAGATACGGTGATGATTGGATGA
- the ltrA gene encoding group II intron reverse transcriptase/maturase — MGDTQMSQTISTKSREIARTVACNSRPIEWGQPPVLTGGSSLIKIELLAQSNPELVFTSVVHRIDFDLLKQSFRKIRKSKSAGVDKVTAKEYAENLDQNLYNLYERLRRGQYVASPVKRIWIDKEGGKKRPIGIPVLEDKIVQKAAAAILNVIFDRNFYNFSHAFRKGRSQHMAIKDLREQCLKQNISWIVSADITGLFDNINHELLKDMIRRRVSDGGMIRLIGKWLNAGVMEEGNLTYSETGTPQGGVISPVLSNIFLHYVLDDWYVKEVIPRMKGRCSIIRWADDFILGFEYEKDALRVMDVLPRRFEQFELSLHPEKTKLIRFSKRISGKGNGTFDFLGFTFYWSKSLKGYMVIKKKTARKRSSRFMKRIWIWCKDNRHKPMAEQYEILCSKLRGFYQYFGVISNYKVLEVVFEYTEKAWRRWLSRRSHKGEVMFEDLRTTYPLPLPRIVHNI, encoded by the coding sequence ATGGGAGATACACAGATGTCACAAACCATATCAACAAAAAGCCGAGAAATTGCAAGAACGGTCGCTTGCAATTCCAGACCGATAGAATGGGGACAACCACCGGTGTTAACAGGTGGGTCATCCCTTATCAAAATCGAGCTGCTTGCTCAAAGTAATCCTGAACTGGTATTTACATCAGTAGTCCATCGGATAGACTTTGATTTACTGAAACAATCCTTTCGTAAAATTCGGAAAAGCAAATCTGCAGGAGTGGACAAGGTTACGGCAAAGGAGTATGCCGAAAATCTTGATCAAAACCTCTATAATCTGTATGAACGACTGCGGAGAGGACAGTACGTTGCGTCTCCTGTAAAGCGTATCTGGATAGACAAGGAAGGAGGGAAAAAGCGTCCAATTGGCATACCTGTACTTGAGGATAAAATTGTCCAGAAAGCAGCAGCAGCCATATTGAATGTCATATTTGACAGGAATTTTTACAATTTTTCCCATGCATTCAGAAAAGGTCGGAGCCAACACATGGCAATCAAAGATTTACGTGAGCAATGCTTGAAGCAGAATATCAGCTGGATAGTAAGCGCAGATATTACAGGACTATTTGACAATATTAATCACGAGTTACTTAAAGACATGATACGTCGGAGAGTAAGTGACGGCGGAATGATTCGCCTGATAGGGAAGTGGTTGAATGCAGGCGTAATGGAGGAAGGCAACCTGACGTACTCTGAAACGGGCACTCCACAGGGAGGAGTAATTTCCCCTGTGCTCAGTAATATCTTTCTTCATTATGTTTTAGATGACTGGTACGTGAAAGAAGTGATCCCCCGGATGAAAGGGAGATGCTCCATCATACGCTGGGCGGATGATTTCATCCTCGGGTTCGAGTATGAAAAAGACGCATTGCGTGTCATGGATGTATTACCCAGGCGGTTCGAACAGTTCGAGCTGTCACTTCACCCGGAAAAGACAAAACTGATTCGATTTTCCAAACGCATTAGCGGAAAGGGAAACGGGACGTTTGATTTTTTAGGGTTTACATTTTACTGGTCAAAATCATTAAAAGGGTACATGGTAATAAAGAAAAAGACGGCAAGAAAGCGTTCAAGCCGTTTTATGAAGAGAATATGGATATGGTGCAAGGATAACCGTCATAAGCCAATGGCCGAGCAGTATGAGATTCTTTGCAGTAAACTGCGAGGTTTTTACCAGTACTTTGGAGTAATAAGTAACTACAAAGTGCTGGAAGTTGTGTTTGAATATACTGAGAAAGCATGGCGTCGATGGTTAAGCCGAAGAAGTCACAAGGGCGAAGTAATGTTCGAGGACTTGCGCACAACATACCCACTGCCATTACCCAGAATAGTCCATAATATTTGA